In Salvia miltiorrhiza cultivar Shanhuang (shh) chromosome 4, IMPLAD_Smil_shh, whole genome shotgun sequence, the DNA window TCCCATTGACTAATTCTGAGAAAGAAACATAACAATATTTGGCTGGTTAGGTCCCCTTCTGAACAAGCAAACGGAAGCCTAAAGCGAAAATATACATGGAAGAGTCGCATACCAGATATGATATGAAGGCAGATCCTTGTTGATGATGATAGGGGAGTGGTTACGGACTAGGATCACAGGATGAAGAACTCGAACTACACAATGAATATCGCGAATTAATGCCTAACATTTGACACTTGAAGTAGGAAACTTTTTCCTTTAGCTTAAAAAATTTTAGACCTTGCGTATTCCACTTCCACATCGAGTTGATCATGTCCCTGAATACAACGGTATAAGGGTGAATTTTAGTTGTTTTTCACATAACATCAAAACTCAAAAGCTTTTCGAAAGAAAATAAAGACAAAACTGTTCCTTTTTTGGACAAACAGAACTTCAACACAAACAAGTATTTGTAAACTGTTCCTTTCTAAAGCCTCCATTACACACATTTTCTTACTGTTAGATGATGTGATCTTCTCATAGTCATAGTGACCTAAACAAATGGAAATTCTACTTCAAAATAAGTGCTCAGATGTGTAGCAGGAAAAAGTTGCTGAATAGGCAACTTGGATAACAATCAGATGTTCGTATTTCGAGTGGTTCCCTAAGAAAAGAGTCGAACAACGGGTACAACAAATGTAATGGGAAGGAAAGAAAGCATGCCTGCTGCACCTGTAGTTGACTGTGATAATCCTCCGTCCCATAGTGTGATTCTAAGAGACAAACATAAAACAGAATCAGTTTGTTTACAGCACAAGCAGAAGGAGATTAATGCCAAAATATAAATGGATAAGTCACTTACCAGATGCAAAACTGGGAACTTGTTGATGGTAAGAGGGCAGTGACCTACAAAGAACATTGGAACTACAAAGTGAAAAACAATAATCTAAAATTTTGAACCGATTCACCAAGTAACATTCAACAGCAAACGTTACATCAAGAATCTTGGGATTAAAAAGTTTAAAACCTAGCAGTTGAAATTAGATGAGAGCTTTCAACATGTTGGTTCTTGGCAGCTTTGCTGGCTTTGTTGTCATTTCCAACTGTATTCTGTTCTAGATTGGTGCTACCACTAGATGTAGAAGGGTCAAAATCTGTTATCTCAAACGCTGTGAGAcaaacataaaatgaatctGTTATTTCAAACATGTGCAAAAAGGGCCAAACGCCGAAACATGTGGAGAAGAGTCACTTACTAGATGCAGAGTCAACCCCTGTCAGGTTAGATTGGGTAGTGGATGCAGAGTCAAACTCCATGTCAGTGTAGTAATCCTCTCCATCCACATCAGCCATCATTCTACGGCCTGCATTTCCACTTCTCTTGCACACCTTACACACAACCCATTCATCCAACTGCATGCACACCAATGTGATCGAAAGAGATGCTACATGATTAACATCTTACTAAATGTACCCCAAACACTGGATCATCGTGTAACATACGACTTCACATCAACTCCGACAATCTCTATTTGATCAATGAACAAGACAAACAACAACTGCCGCAAGCATCTAAATCTCACCAGAAATAAAGGAAAATGTGAAATTGGTTTTATAAGAGATGACACAAATAATAACCAAGACAACATAATATTGGATAAAATTCTAGAACCACAAAAGCAAATACGTACTCTCATGCTGTTTTGTTGTGTTGTACTAGAATTCATTACTCTGAATTCTTGCATCAACCAATCAGTCTCAGTAGACTCTTGAGGTTTCCCCGCAAAGTAGGCCAACGTAATGCGCGACCCAATTCTTTCGTCATTATGCATGATGTGTGTTTCAGAGGTAATAGGCTCCCAATAACCACCCCCTGCTACCGCCCTGTCCACCACTCTCAGTGTGAAGAAAAACCACTGGTCTCTACTTGCTCTAAATCTTTCTGCACCAATCACAGCAAAACAAAATTGGCTAGTCTAAgctaaaaaaaactataattcATTCGAGCTCCACATCAAAATTATTAGGACTGGTTTAACTACCATTTTGCAgccatatttcttttttctataaATTCATTGTAAATTGTGATTTTTATCCAAAAAGTTTGAGATTTAAGTAAGAAATTTAACCGTATTATTAGTAGAAAAAGAATCAatttatagcaaaaaaaaataataaaaaaaaactaataaagTCATGTACAATTCAGTTTTTGATTTTATGATCACCCTAATCCCAATATTCGTCTATGAAAGTCTTGTCTTcatattatgaaaatatatatatgaaaatacaCACATGATTCCCTAGAAACAGAAACTATTGAGGATAAACAGATTAAAGACTACATTGATTCACAAGAAACAATGATCTTCGTTAATACAATcaagacaaaaaataaaaatagaataaacaGTCATTGATGgatgaaataaatgaaatattacaTGTAACGAAATTTGTCAATTATTTGCATGATCACACAAATTTCTAATTTTATTCAAGATATTTATTGATAATATTGAATATATCAGAGGCATGAAACTATGAAAGTCAAGTTGAATAAGATTCTACATTTCTTGATAGTTATGATCTGAAATTACTCAAATACAAGATTTTGATTTGAACAAAAACATAACTTAATCTGAACAAAGAGGCGAACCATATACTATGTAATAATCAATTGCGAGGGAGCaagaaatgattttaaaaaggaagatataaattgaaatagaaatttACGAGAAAGATCATCTGGAGTGGAAGCATAAAATTGAACAGTATAGATCCTGCTGCAGCGCAGCGCCTCATTGTTGATCTTCTTCATCAGATATTCAAGGATTATCTCGTTATCCCTCGGAACAAACTCGAAACCCGGAAGATACTTCTCCGAGTCACTCATTTTATCGCTGTCGCGGGCGGCGGTGTCGGCACAATTGAAATGTGAAAGTGGTGGCGGAGTGAGGTTTGTTGAACTTGAGCAGTTTGCGCCTCAGCTGCTCATTttatagagagggagagagctgTTCAGATAAATATTTTCGCATTTTTTGGAAAACTGAAAGAAATTTGAGTTAGTTAGGCTTTCCCGCCTTTTCCattataattaattcattagatatataGTATGTCAACTGTCAATCTATTTCGTAAATATCAACTGATACATTTCTTATGAAGCTAAATATCAACTGATACATTTCTAAGGGGTGATGCTTATTTTTATTCAACCAGAGCCATCCAAAACCGGAGTTGTGAGACTACTTACAAGCCATGTTGGCAgctcaattttaattatttgttacaAATTTATACAAGTAATAAATTTACAGAGACATGTGTGATTACAGATACAAGTaataaatttatacaatttttttttttgaggtgcgAAAAGTTTCTTGATCTGTGGAATGATGTTGTTTCATGGCTAGGCAAGCAAACGGTACTACATTGCAAGGTGAAAGATCATTTCAACGCCTTCATTAATCTGGGTTGCAAGAAAGATAAACGATTTCTGCTCGGTGTTTGGTCCAGCTTGTTTTGGTGTATTTGGAAGATGAGAAATGAGTGCAAATTTCAACAAGGCAAGTGGAACAGAAATAAGATTGTAGCAGAGCTCAAGTCGAGAATTTGGAGTTGGGTGACGGTCCACAACTTACCGATTTTATCCTCGGACTTCAGGAGTTGGTTCGTAGCAGTAAGATTAGGGAATAGTTGATGGTGGTGGATCTTGGTTTGTGATTGTCTGTACCCTCTACTTTCTACTTTCTCCTTCTGTACTCTCATTTTTGGTACTACTGGTACCTATTTTTTAATAGATTTTACCCCTTTtctgctcaaaaaaaaaaaagcttgaAACCTCTGAGTcggtaaaaaaaatacaagtgtTTCTATGATTAATCCAATTCGTGGAAGACAGTTTGCGACTAAATCTTCGCCTCAATTTGGTAATTTTGTTCCAACATCTAAAACAAATTGTTGAGTGTTACTGCCaagcaggggcggatccaggatgcAAAATTCATCATTAAGGGTTGATTTTGTTAAACTATGACGTCTTAAATATTTGCACGGGGTTCGAGGGCTGGAGCCCCTAAAGCAAATATTTTTTAGCATTCCGTACAATTTATTTTCATGCGTTTTTTAGCAATCGCTTAATGTTAGAGTATTTCTTTACTCTATGTTTGGTTGTCATTGTGTAGACCATATGTTGTTTCTTCAAGAGTATTGATGCAATCCGAACAGAGCCAAGATTGCGCCAGAGTTGAAGTCGTTGTGCCAGAGCTGAGTATATCTTCGGAGCAGAGCAGACTGTCCGTGCAGAGCAAACTTGACAGAGCTGAAGATACCAGAGTAAACCTTCAGCGCAGTtcagtgcagagcagagctgaagatGCCAGAGTTAACCTTCagcgcagagcagagctgaagatGCCAGAGTTAACCTTCagcgcagagcagagctgaagatGACAGAGTTAACCTTcaaagcagagcagagctgaagatGACAGAGTAAACCTTCAGAGCAGAGTAAATGTTTCCAAAGCTAGCGTtctcgccagagcagagtagaTGTTTCCAGAGCTGGCATGGTGTtctcgccagagcagagtacATGTTTTCAGAGTTGGTGTTCCTAGAGCAGAGC includes these proteins:
- the LOC131020426 gene encoding NAC domain-containing protein JA2L-like isoform X2, yielding MSDSEKYLPGFEFVPRDNEIILEYLMKKINNEALRCSRIYTVQFYASTPDDLSQRFRASRDQWFFFTLRVVDRAVAGGGYWEPITSETHIMHNDERIGSRITLAYFAGKPQESTETDWLMQEFRVMNSSTTQQNSMRLDEWVVCKVCKRSGNAGRRMMADVDGEDYYTDMEFDSASTTQSNLTGVDSASTFEITDFDPSTSSGSTNLEQNTVGNDNKASKAAKNQHVESSHLISTARSLPSYHQQVPSFASESHYGTEDYHSQLQVQQGHDQLDVEVEYASSSSSSCDPSP
- the LOC131020426 gene encoding NAC transcription factor 32-like isoform X1; the encoded protein is MSDSEKYLPGFEFVPRDNEIILEYLMKKINNEALRCSRIYTVQFYASTPDDLSQRFRASRDQWFFFTLRVVDRAVAGGGYWEPITSETHIMHNDERIGSRITLAYFAGKPQESTETDWLMQEFRVMNSSTTQQNSMRLDEWVVCKVCKRSGNAGRRMMADVDGEDYYTDMEFDSASTTQSNLTGVDSASTFEITDFDPSTSSGSTNLEQNTVGNDNKASKAAKNQHVESSHLISTARSLPSYHQQVPSFASESHYGTEDYHSQLQVQQACFLSFPLHLLYPLFDSFLREPLEIRTSDCYPSCLFSNFFLLHI